The following proteins are encoded in a genomic region of Neisseria perflava:
- a CDS encoding AI-2E family transporter, which translates to MSLLSSHSDNPTFRNASYILMGLALLIVLHYHFLPLLLSVILTYIFITRTNGVILKLRRRVLPRNTRLHKSLNAHNINLISTTLTLAIVFSIITMMSLGIYHLIHGGHVGFMLAKLAAILEDTKNSQDLPAAILNMLPNNMAEIKASAIKLIEEYRAALTRISKNSITSFVYILIGIIIGAMLSFHRLEMRKNRHKMPLFKAELMRRIVNFETSFERVFLAQVKISLIDTFLTGLYLYLVLPLFGVELPFKMTVLIVAFIVGLIPVAGNLISNTIIIILSLGASLYVALASLVFLVIIHKLEYFLNAKIIGSEIESSAWELLVAMVVFERIFGIGGIIVAPVYYAYLKNELKLRKLI; encoded by the coding sequence ATGTCCTTACTCTCTTCCCACTCCGACAACCCGACTTTCCGCAACGCTTCCTATATCCTGATGGGCTTGGCCTTGCTGATTGTCTTGCACTACCATTTTCTGCCGCTGCTGCTGTCGGTTATCCTGACCTATATCTTTATTACGCGTACCAACGGCGTCATCCTCAAACTCCGCCGCCGTGTTTTACCGCGCAACACGCGGCTGCATAAATCGCTCAATGCGCACAATATCAACCTGATTTCCACCACGCTGACGCTGGCCATCGTATTCAGCATCATCACGATGATGTCTTTGGGCATTTACCACCTGATACACGGCGGCCATGTCGGCTTTATGCTGGCCAAGCTGGCGGCGATTTTAGAAGACACCAAAAACAGCCAAGACCTGCCTGCGGCCATTCTCAATATGCTGCCCAACAATATGGCCGAAATCAAAGCCTCGGCAATCAAGCTGATTGAAGAATACCGTGCCGCGCTGACCCGTATCAGTAAAAACAGCATCACGTCCTTCGTGTACATCCTCATCGGCATCATCATCGGCGCCATGCTCAGTTTCCACCGCCTGGAAATGCGCAAAAACCGCCATAAAATGCCGCTGTTTAAAGCCGAATTGATGCGGCGCATCGTCAATTTTGAAACCAGCTTTGAACGCGTATTCCTCGCCCAAGTCAAAATCTCACTGATCGACACCTTCCTGACCGGCCTCTACCTTTACTTGGTTTTACCGCTGTTCGGCGTTGAGCTGCCGTTTAAAATGACCGTCCTGATCGTCGCCTTTATCGTCGGCCTGATTCCGGTGGCGGGCAACCTGATTTCCAACACCATCATCATTATTTTGAGCCTCGGCGCATCGCTTTACGTCGCACTCGCCTCGCTGGTTTTCCTTGTTATCATCCATAAGCTCGAATATTTCCTCAACGCCAAAATCATCGGCTCGGAAATCGAATCCAGCGCGTGGGAATTGCTGGTGGCGATGGTCGTCTTTGAACGCATTTTCGGCATCGGCGGCATCATCGTCGCGCCGGTTTATTACGCCTACCTGAAAAACGAATTGAAACTGCGAAAATTGATTTAA
- a CDS encoding aromatic amino acid transporter — MSTKTPSLFGGAMIIAGTIIGAGMLANPTATSGVWFAGSLVVLLYTWFSMLSSGLMILEVNTHYPHGASFDTMVKDLLGPAWNVINGVAVAFVLYLLTYAYIFVGGDLTAKGISSAVGGEISLTVGQLVFFGILAFCVWASARLVDRFTSILIGGMVLTFIWATGGLIADAKMPVLFDTQAPAGTSYWIYVATALPVCLASFGFHGNVSSLLKYFKGDAPKVAKSLWAGTLIALVIYILWQIAIQGNLPRSEFAPVIAAEGQVSVLIETLSKFAQTGNMDKVLTLFSYMAIATSFLGVTLGLFDYIADIFKWNDSISGRTKTAALTFLPPLISCLLFPTGFVTAIGYVGLAATIWTGIIPAMLLYRSRHKFGVGKNYKVYGGFWLMVWVFLFGIINIAAQILSQMELVPVFKG; from the coding sequence ATGTCAACCAAAACCCCTTCCCTATTCGGCGGCGCGATGATTATCGCCGGTACGATTATCGGCGCAGGCATGCTTGCCAACCCGACCGCCACGTCCGGCGTATGGTTTGCCGGCTCGCTGGTCGTGTTGCTGTACACCTGGTTTTCCATGCTCTCCAGCGGTCTGATGATTTTGGAAGTCAACACCCATTATCCGCACGGAGCCAGCTTCGACACCATGGTCAAAGACCTGCTCGGCCCGGCTTGGAACGTCATCAACGGCGTTGCCGTCGCTTTCGTTTTATACCTGCTCACTTACGCCTACATCTTCGTCGGCGGCGACCTGACCGCCAAAGGCATCAGCAGCGCGGTAGGCGGCGAAATCTCGCTCACCGTCGGCCAACTCGTCTTCTTCGGCATTCTCGCCTTTTGCGTTTGGGCATCCGCTCGCTTGGTTGACCGTTTCACCAGCATCCTCATCGGCGGCATGGTATTGACCTTTATTTGGGCAACCGGCGGCCTGATTGCCGATGCCAAAATGCCTGTTTTATTTGACACCCAAGCCCCTGCCGGCACCAGCTACTGGATTTATGTCGCTACCGCCCTGCCCGTTTGCCTTGCCTCATTCGGTTTCCACGGCAACGTTTCCAGCCTGCTCAAATACTTTAAAGGCGACGCGCCCAAAGTGGCCAAATCCCTATGGGCAGGAACGCTGATTGCGCTTGTGATTTACATCCTCTGGCAAATCGCCATCCAAGGCAACCTGCCGCGCAGCGAGTTCGCACCGGTTATCGCCGCAGAAGGACAAGTTTCCGTCCTGATCGAAACGCTGTCCAAGTTCGCCCAAACCGGCAATATGGACAAAGTGTTGACCCTGTTCTCCTACATGGCGATTGCAACATCCTTCCTCGGCGTAACGCTCGGCCTGTTCGACTACATCGCCGACATCTTCAAATGGAACGACAGCATCTCCGGCCGTACCAAAACCGCCGCGCTGACCTTCCTGCCGCCTTTGATTTCCTGCCTGCTCTTCCCTACCGGCTTCGTTACCGCCATCGGCTACGTCGGCCTGGCCGCAACCATCTGGACAGGCATCATCCCCGCCATGCTGCTCTACCGCTCACGCCATAAATTCGGCGTCGGTAAAAACTACAAAGTTTACGGCGGATTCTGGCTGATGGTTTGGGTCTTCCTCTTCGGCATCATTAATATTGCCGCCCAAATACTGAGCCAAATGGAACT